The stretch of DNA TCCGAGGGTGCCTTTACTGAAGATGTGTTTTACCGCAGTCTTGGTGTTGAATGTGAGTGTAAAAGCGGGGATGCTGTTGCAGTACATTTCTGTTTCACCATCCCAAAACCTTACCTCGAAAGGGACTTCAGGCAGATTACCGCTCAACTCCCCCAGCAATTTTTTAACTGTTTTCTTTATGAGCACCTCCTGAGGTTGGTTGGGATATGTGGCATCATCTCCGCCATCATTAATTTTTATTCAACCCTATCTCTTTATTATAATTCACTATTATGCTGCGGTCAAGGTGCGGGTATATGACGCCTTCCGGGGTATATCGGTAGTTCGCAAAATTGCCCGTCTGTTATTCCGGGTAACATTTTTTATGAGTTAATGCGCTATATTAAAATTTCACTTGACAAATTGAACCGCTAAAATATAATTATAATACAGCTATATTATAACTATATATATATATTCATCCGAGGAAGGGTAATCGATGGGTGCAAAGATATTAAAGTCCGTAAAATCCGCTGATGACCTAAGGAACATCCTGGACAAGGTCAAGTTTGAGGTCTATGGTGAGGAGATGCTTGAAAAGGCAGTAAAGCAGAGCGGGAACTCCGGACGTGTCTACCTGCCCCCTGAGTGGATAGGGAAGCACGTTAAGATCATACGTATCGATTGAGGAGACAATTATGATGAACGGGGTCAGGGTCAGGAAGATTACCGTTAAAGACGTTCCACAGATAATTGAGATCCAGGAGTCCATCACAAAGAAAAAGGTCTCGAAGGCATGGACACAGAGCATAGAAGCTCACCTCAAAAAACAGGATGTTGCCGGATTTGTCGCCTTACGGGATGAAGGGGTCGTAGGGTTCATTATAGGCGAGATCAAGGGACCGGGGTTCGGGATTGAAAAGAGCGGGTGGATTGTCGTAGTCGGTGTATGTGCCCGGTGTATGGGTATAGGCATAGGACAGGCATTGGCAAAGAAGCTCTTTGAATACTTTAGAAAAAAGGGGATTCAGGATATTTACACGGCAGTGCGGTGGGATGCCATAGATATGCTTTCATTTTTCAAATCAACCGGCTTCGACCGTTCAGAGTTCATTAATCTCGGAAAACATTTGGAGTGATGGAAGACCGTTCTCATAAGGCCTTCGGCAGAGGCTATGAAAAAAGAAAAGAAACAGGAAAAGGAGAGCTGAGAAATGTGGGAGAATATCAGTTCCGAAAAATGTAGGTCTTACATTCAAAGTCACTTTTTCCAGAAGGGCAAAAGTATTTCCGAAGCTTCCGTAAAACCGGCAATAACGATCTCACGGGCAGAAGGTGCGGGCGGTCTTACGGTCGCTTCCGAGCTGGCGGACTACCTGCAGGCACACGTTCCGTCTCATGAGGTATGGACCGTTTTCTCTCGTCATCTCGTGGCAAAAGTGCTGGAGGAACACAACCACCGCAAGAACATCGGCGATTTCATGAAGGAAGACCACAAGGCGATGCTGACCGATGCGCTTGAGGAGCTGCTGGGTTTGCACCCTTCAACCTGGACGCTTGTTGAACAGACTAACGCAACGATCCGGCGCCTTGCGAAAACAGGGAATGTTATTCTGGTGGGCCGGGGGAGCAGCGTCGTCACCAGCAAACTGAAGAACGTCTTTCATGTGCGCCTGACAGGGTCGCTTGAAAAGAGGATCGAGCAGGCGCAGAAGGTCTTTGGTTACGATGAGAGATCAGCCGCCCATTATATCAAGAAAAAGGACCAGGCACGCAGGCGCTACATAAAGGATAACTTCGACAGAGAGGTCGATGACCCATTGCTTTACCACGTCACCATTAATACGGATCTTGTCGGGCACGCCGAGGCTGCCCGTTTGGTAGGCGATGAGGTAATCAAGCGTTTCAGGCTGGACAGCCTTGCGAAAACAATGGCAAGTGTGAGCCGTGTAGCGTAACGGCAGGAGATCATTTTCTATGGAGGCTCTACCATGCAGGATATAATCCAAAAGATAGTCGCGACGGAAGATGAAGCGAAGACTACTGTCGAAGCAGCCCGGACTGAAGCGGATCGCATTGTATCAGACGCTCAAAAAAAAGGACAGGAAATTGTTGATCGGGCCCGTCAGGAGGCGTTCATCGAGGCTGAAAGGATCATAAAGGATGCAGTAGAAAAGGCCGAGCAAGAGAAAGAAACCCTTTTGGCTGACGCCGTTGCTAAGGTTGAAAGCCAGATCCAGCTCGAGCCGGCAAGCAGGAAATCGGCTATAGAAGGGGTGGTCCGTTGCGTATGCGAATAAACATAGTCGACCCAGGCGATACTTCGGTCGCTGCACCGACGTGGCGAACAACAAAAGATATGGATTATCTCGCTGCCCGTCTTCATGGCCGTAAAAGCCGCATGGCTGAGGCTGAGCGCCTCGACAGTCTGTGTCGCATCGGAAGTCTTGGGGAATTTTTTCATGTGGTCTTTCCAGAGTCCCAGATTAGCGGAGTCCTTGATTTCCAGCGCTCGTTGGTCTATGAACTTGCCGGCGAATTATCAGGATTCCGCGCTAATATATCAGGCCCGGGAGTTAATCTCATTAATTGGACGCTCGTCCGGTTTCAGATGGAAAATTTAAAGGTGCTGATCCGCGCATTTTTAACAAAGGTCCCCATCGAGGACCCCGACGAATACCT from Syntrophorhabdaceae bacterium encodes:
- a CDS encoding DUF2080 family transposase-associated protein encodes the protein MGAKILKSVKSADDLRNILDKVKFEVYGEEMLEKAVKQSGNSGRVYLPPEWIGKHVKIIRID
- a CDS encoding V-type ATPase subunit subunit G family protein yields the protein MQDIIQKIVATEDEAKTTVEAARTEADRIVSDAQKKGQEIVDRARQEAFIEAERIIKDAVEKAEQEKETLLADAVAKVESQIQLEPASRKSAIEGVVRCVCE
- a CDS encoding GNAT family N-acetyltransferase — its product is MMNGVRVRKITVKDVPQIIEIQESITKKKVSKAWTQSIEAHLKKQDVAGFVALRDEGVVGFIIGEIKGPGFGIEKSGWIVVVGVCARCMGIGIGQALAKKLFEYFRKKGIQDIYTAVRWDAIDMLSFFKSTGFDRSEFINLGKHLE
- a CDS encoding cytidylate kinase-like family protein; protein product: MWENISSEKCRSYIQSHFFQKGKSISEASVKPAITISRAEGAGGLTVASELADYLQAHVPSHEVWTVFSRHLVAKVLEEHNHRKNIGDFMKEDHKAMLTDALEELLGLHPSTWTLVEQTNATIRRLAKTGNVILVGRGSSVVTSKLKNVFHVRLTGSLEKRIEQAQKVFGYDERSAAHYIKKKDQARRRYIKDNFDREVDDPLLYHVTINTDLVGHAEAARLVGDEVIKRFRLDSLAKTMASVSRVA